DNA sequence from the Bacteroidales bacterium WCE2008 genome:
GAAGAGGCTGCAGAGCTTGGTGTAGAGCTCAAGTATGTGGTTCCTGAGGAAGGTAGTACAGTATGGTTTGACGGCTGGGTTATCCCTAAGTATGCCCAGAATGTCAAGGCTGCAACTTATTTCATCGATTTCATGTGCAGGAAAGATATCGCTATCCGTAACATGGAAGAGACCGGATATGTTTCTGCTAACGGAGCTCTTGAGGTTCTGGAGTCACAGATTGACGAGGAGTATGATCCTATCGATCTTTCTTATTTCTTCGGAGAAGGTGTCGACAGCGTATGCGTAGATCCGACTCTCTATCCTGACCGTGCTGTCATCGAGCGTTGTGCTCTTGAGCATGACTGGGGCGAGGATACCGACAAGCTTATCGAAATGTGGGCTCGCGTAAAAGGCGATAATGCCAGCAGCTTCACCTATGTCATCATCGTAGCAGCAGTCGCCGTGATCGCCTTCATGATCTACAGAGCAGCCGCTTCCCGCAAGAAAAAAGCTGCCCGCAAGGCTGGCCGCAAATAAGCGCTGATTTCAATCATACAGGAAGTCACCCTTCCTGACAATCCCTTAAGGATGGTCCTCCCGGGCCATCCTTTTTTCGTCACTGTGCGATGCCAGCAGACCTTCGGACAATTGACACATCCTCGCTTAACGGGGCCTCTATTCCGTCGGATAAAGCGTTGAGGGTGCACGACATATAGACAGAGACGTGTCTACTGCAGGGTACTGCACCCTCATACCTCTTTTTTCGGCGCTGAGGGTGCAACAACCTGCCACTGAGTGCCCTGTACTGTGGTATGCTGCACCCTTAACATTGAATTATCGGCATTGAGGGTGCACCACCATGCCACCGAGCGCCCTGTACTGTGGTATGCCGCCCCCTCAACATTTTAATGGGCCACGGGGAGAGGGAGGGACCCGATGGATACGAGTTCTGCGGAGCAGGACGGAGTCGGCGGAACAGAGCCGGGGCCACGAGGATTCCCGCCGCTGACGGAGGCGGCCCGGCAGCCGGACGAGACCAGAAGGCACAAAAAAAGGGCGACCTTGAAGGTCGCCCTAAATATGAAGTCTGGATAACTTACTTGATAACAGTGCAACGGAGTGCAGAAGCTGGCTTGCCGTCAACGCCACCGAGGCTTTCAACTGCGAGCTTGCTCTCAGCAACACCGCACTTCTTAACGAGGTAATTCTTAACTGCGTTAGCACGAGCCTCAGCGAGCTTAGCGTTACCTGCTACAGAACCGGTACCCTTATCAGCAGAACCTGTGATAGTGTAAACCTTGTCGTCAGCTGACTTGTTGATTACGTTAGCTGCGAAGAAATCAAGGTGAGCTTTCTCACGATCGTTGATAACTGAAGAGTTGATTGCGAAGAAAGTCTTAGCGATAGGCTCAACCTCGCTCTCCTTACCTACGTAAACAGTGTCAGGAGTCTGAGCTTTAAGACGAGCAATCTCATCCTTGAGAGAAGCGTTCTCTTTCTCGAGAGCAGCAACACGGTCCTTAAGAGCGTTGTACTGGTCAACAGTGAAAGGAACAGGAACGATAACCGGCATTACAGAAGAAAGACGGTCGAAGTTGGTTCTGCCAAGGTTGAAGATAAGACCTGCAGTAGCGGAAACAGGGAAGAAGAATCTACCGTTGTCATTGAACTGACGAGCGTGAGCTGCGAGAGCCTGAACATCGAGGAAGAGGTCAACATGCTTGCCAAGACGGAGATCATTGAGGATACCAGCACCTACTGCATACTCCCAGTCAGCATTCTTGAAACCGTCAACGCCGAGGCCACCGACAGTAGCGTAAGGAATAACATCCCAGAAACGGGTCTCCTTATAGCCAGAGAATGAGTTAGAGAGATTCCAGAGGAAGTCAGCATGGAAATAGTGCTGTGTGAAAGCATCTTTGTACTGCTCTTCGAAAGTATTCTTGAGACCCTTCCAGCCGGCACGAACACCAACAGCAGGAGTAATCCACTTACCTACGTTAACGTCTGTTGCAAGACCAAATCCGTCGAAAGTGTTGATAGCGTTGGCAACTGTAGCATTAACACCGGCGCCTACACCGATGAACCAGTTGTCCCAGAATGAGTTAGTGACATAAGCACCGCGAACGATGTTACCATTCTCGTCACGGTTTCCATTCTCCTGTGCATTTGCACTGAAAGAGAAAGTAAAGAGTCCTGCTGCTACGAGAACTCCGAGAAGCTTTTTCATACCTTTCATGATCATATAAAAAATTAAAAAAAAAACTTTCTTTCGCCTCTTTTGGCCCTTATTTAATGACCAAAGTATATGCAAATATAGTAATACCTTTCACAATTACAAAATTATTACAGTTTTTTCAACGTATACTCGTTGCGATGAAAAACGCGGATAGAACCTCATTTATAACATTTTAAGGGAAGAAAAGGGAACGGGCCGTCAAATTCCGGAAGGCTTCCTACACCTTATAATTAAAAAGATGTATCTTTACAAAATGAAATTCAAACTCAGCTCACAATACAAACCTTCAGGCGATCAGCCCGCCGCCATAAAAGGCCTGGTTTCGGCCATACAAAGCGGTGTAGACGCGGTTACGCTGCTTGGAGTGACCGGATCCGGAAAGACCTTCACCATGGCAAACGTGATCCA
Encoded proteins:
- a CDS encoding OmpA family protein — translated: MKKLLGVLVAAGLFTFSFSANAQENGNRDENGNIVRGAYVTNSFWDNWFIGVGAGVNATVANAINTFDGFGLATDVNVGKWITPAVGVRAGWKGLKNTFEEQYKDAFTQHYFHADFLWNLSNSFSGYKETRFWDVIPYATVGGLGVDGFKNADWEYAVGAGILNDLRLGKHVDLFLDVQALAAHARQFNDNGRFFFPVSATAGLIFNLGRTNFDRLSSVMPVIVPVPFTVDQYNALKDRVAALEKENASLKDEIARLKAQTPDTVYVGKESEVEPIAKTFFAINSSVINDREKAHLDFFAANVINKSADDKVYTITGSADKGTGSVAGNAKLAEARANAVKNYLVKKCGVAESKLAVESLGGVDGKPASALRCTVIK